One Stenotrophomonas sp. SAU14A_NAIMI4_5 DNA segment encodes these proteins:
- a CDS encoding metal/formaldehyde-sensitive transcriptional repressor: MPHSPEEKKKVLARVRRIRGQCDALDRALEAGADCGPVLQQIAAIRGAVNGLMSEVMEAHLREEFGQPATSDEQRAERVREMSGLIRSYLK; this comes from the coding sequence ATGCCGCATTCCCCCGAAGAAAAGAAGAAGGTCCTGGCCCGCGTGCGCCGCATCCGCGGCCAGTGCGATGCGCTGGACCGCGCGCTGGAGGCGGGCGCCGACTGCGGGCCGGTGCTGCAGCAGATCGCGGCCATCCGTGGCGCGGTCAACGGGCTGATGTCCGAGGTGATGGAAGCCCACCTGCGCGAGGAATTCGGCCAGCCGGCCACCTCCGATGAACAACGCGCCGAACGCGTGCGCGAGATGAGCGGGCTGATCCGCTCATACCTGAAATAA
- a CDS encoding S-(hydroxymethyl)glutathione dehydrogenase/class III alcohol dehydrogenase, translating into MKSRAAVAFGPGQPLQIVEIDVAPPKAGEVLVKITHTGVCHTDAFTLSGDDPEGLFPVVLGHEGAGIVVEVGEGVTSVKPGDHVIPLYTAECGECLFCKSGKTNLCVSVRATQGKGVMPDGTSRFSYNGEPIYHYMGCSTFSEYTVVADVSLAKINPEANPEHVCLLGCGVTTGIGAVHNTAKVQEGDSVAVFGLGGIGLAVIQGARQAKAGRIIAVDTNPSKFELAREFGATDCINPKDFDKPIQQVIVEMTTWGVDHSFECIGNTSVMRAALECAHRGWGQSVVIGVAGAGQEISTRPFQLVTGRKWMGTAFGGVKGRSQLPGMVEDAMKGDIELAPFVTHTMDLDKINEAFDLMHEGKSIRSVVHF; encoded by the coding sequence ATGAAATCCCGTGCCGCCGTCGCCTTTGGTCCCGGCCAGCCGCTGCAGATCGTCGAGATCGACGTCGCCCCGCCGAAGGCCGGCGAAGTGCTGGTCAAGATCACCCACACCGGTGTCTGCCACACCGATGCGTTCACCCTGTCCGGCGATGATCCGGAAGGCCTGTTCCCGGTGGTGCTGGGCCATGAAGGCGCCGGCATCGTGGTGGAAGTGGGCGAGGGCGTGACCAGCGTCAAGCCGGGCGACCACGTGATTCCGCTGTACACCGCCGAGTGCGGCGAGTGCCTGTTCTGCAAGAGCGGCAAGACCAACCTGTGCGTGTCGGTGCGTGCCACCCAGGGCAAGGGCGTGATGCCCGACGGCACCAGCCGCTTCAGCTACAACGGCGAGCCGATCTACCACTACATGGGCTGCTCGACCTTCAGCGAGTACACCGTGGTGGCCGACGTGTCGCTGGCCAAGATCAATCCGGAAGCGAACCCGGAACACGTCTGCCTGCTCGGCTGCGGCGTCACCACCGGCATCGGCGCGGTGCACAACACCGCCAAGGTGCAGGAAGGCGACAGCGTGGCCGTGTTCGGCCTGGGCGGCATCGGCCTGGCGGTCATCCAGGGTGCGCGCCAGGCCAAGGCCGGCCGCATCATCGCGGTGGACACCAACCCGTCCAAGTTCGAGCTGGCCCGCGAATTCGGTGCCACCGACTGCATCAATCCGAAGGACTTCGACAAGCCGATCCAGCAGGTCATCGTTGAAATGACCACCTGGGGCGTGGACCACAGCTTCGAGTGCATCGGCAACACCAGCGTGATGCGTGCGGCGCTGGAATGCGCACACCGTGGCTGGGGCCAGAGCGTGGTGATCGGCGTGGCCGGTGCGGGCCAGGAAATCTCCACCCGTCCGTTCCAGCTGGTCACCGGCCGCAAGTGGATGGGCACCGCCTTCGGCGGCGTGAAGGGCCGCAGCCAGCTGCCGGGCATGGTGGAAGACGCGATGAAGGGCGATATCGAACTGGCCCCGTTCGTCACCCACACCATGGACCTGGACAAGATCAACGAAGCCTTCGACCTGATGCATGAAGGCAAGTCGATCCGCTCGGTCGTCCACTTCTGA
- a CDS encoding PA4780 family RIO1-like protein kinase, giving the protein MKTPEALRALIDDGVIDEVLRPLKSGKEAAVYVVRSGDDVRCAKVYKDMAQRSFQQRVQYQEGRKVRGSREARAVGKASKYGRKQQEAAWKNTEVDALYLLRDAGVRVPEPYGYYHGVLVMELVTDADGFSAARLGEVELEPEQARQFHQTLVRQVVRMLCCGLIHGDLSPYNVLVGPDGPVVIDFPQVVSAGGNNAARSMLLRDVNNLTAYLGRFAPELLDTWYGEEMWALFEAGSLLPDSELTGTFVHDESTIDLDSVRYAINDAREEALIRQQGREAAEEDDDR; this is encoded by the coding sequence GTGAAAACCCCCGAAGCACTGCGCGCGCTGATCGACGACGGCGTGATCGATGAAGTACTACGCCCGCTCAAGAGCGGCAAGGAAGCGGCCGTGTACGTGGTACGCAGCGGCGACGACGTGCGCTGCGCGAAGGTCTACAAGGACATGGCCCAGCGCAGCTTCCAGCAGCGCGTGCAGTACCAGGAAGGCCGCAAGGTGCGCGGCAGCCGCGAGGCGCGTGCGGTGGGCAAGGCCAGCAAGTACGGCCGCAAGCAGCAGGAGGCGGCCTGGAAGAACACCGAGGTGGACGCGCTGTACCTGCTGCGCGATGCCGGCGTGCGCGTGCCCGAGCCGTACGGGTATTACCACGGCGTGCTGGTGATGGAGCTGGTCACCGATGCCGACGGTTTCTCCGCCGCCCGCCTCGGCGAGGTGGAGCTGGAACCGGAGCAGGCCCGCCAGTTCCACCAGACCCTGGTCCGGCAGGTGGTGCGCATGCTGTGCTGCGGCCTGATCCATGGCGATCTCTCGCCGTACAACGTGCTGGTCGGTCCCGATGGCCCGGTGGTGATCGATTTCCCCCAGGTGGTCAGTGCGGGCGGTAACAACGCCGCGCGCAGCATGCTGCTGCGGGATGTGAACAACCTCACCGCCTACCTGGGCCGTTTCGCGCCCGAACTGCTGGACACCTGGTATGGCGAAGAGATGTGGGCACTGTTCGAGGCTGGCAGCCTGCTGCCGGACAGCGAACTCACCGGCACCTTCGTGCACGATGAATCCACCATCGACCTGGACAGCGTGCGCTACGCCATCAACGATGCCCGCGAAGAAGCCCTGATCCGCCAGCAGGGGCGTGAGGCGGCGGAAGAAGACGACGACCGGTAG
- a CDS encoding LysR family transcriptional regulator has translation MLPVESLNGLVTFVTTARAGTFTEAAEALGISRSAVGKAIARLEARLGVRLFHRTTRRISLTTDGEAYYASCAAALDEISAAEACLGSAAHLPSGRLRIDMPSSFGRLVVMPVLLKLCQQYPDLQLTVTFNDHFVDPIEEGIDLLIRFGGLQQAEHLVARRLGSQRLVTCAAPSYLQAHGVPRSVDELRQHRSIVGYRHGQPMAWRIGPDGEGGTFIPQATHQLNDGDAVIDGAIAGLGICQMPVSLVRRHLQSGALQSVLDECMQRHIEIHALWPPTRHLRPKVRFVVDELTRLAAAGAFD, from the coding sequence ATGCTGCCCGTGGAATCCTTGAATGGCCTGGTGACCTTCGTCACCACGGCGCGCGCCGGCACCTTCACCGAGGCGGCCGAAGCGCTGGGCATCTCGCGCTCGGCGGTGGGCAAGGCCATCGCCCGGCTGGAGGCGCGGCTCGGTGTGCGCCTGTTCCACCGCACCACCCGACGCATCTCGCTGACCACCGACGGCGAGGCCTACTACGCCTCGTGCGCGGCCGCGCTGGATGAGATCTCCGCCGCCGAGGCCTGCCTGGGCTCGGCCGCGCACCTGCCCAGCGGACGCCTGCGCATCGACATGCCCTCGTCTTTCGGCCGCCTGGTGGTGATGCCGGTGCTGCTGAAGCTGTGCCAGCAGTACCCCGACCTGCAGCTGACCGTGACCTTCAACGACCACTTCGTCGACCCGATCGAGGAAGGCATCGACCTGCTGATCCGCTTTGGTGGCCTGCAGCAGGCCGAGCACCTGGTGGCACGCCGGCTGGGCAGCCAGCGCCTGGTCACCTGCGCCGCGCCGTCGTACCTGCAGGCGCACGGCGTGCCGCGCAGCGTGGACGAGCTGCGCCAGCACCGCAGCATCGTCGGCTACCGCCACGGCCAGCCGATGGCGTGGCGGATTGGCCCGGACGGCGAGGGCGGCACCTTCATTCCGCAGGCCACCCACCAGCTCAACGATGGCGATGCGGTGATCGACGGTGCCATCGCCGGGCTCGGCATCTGCCAGATGCCGGTCTCGCTGGTCCGTCGGCACCTGCAGTCCGGCGCCCTGCAATCGGTGCTGGACGAGTGCATGCAGCGGCACATCGAGATCCACGCACTGTGGCCGCCGACCCGCCACCTGCGGCCGAAAGTGCGCTTCGTGGTGGATGAACTGACCCGGCTGGCCGCGGCGGGCGCGTTCGACTGA
- a CDS encoding alkene reductase, with product MTDLLFRPFDLAGTPLHNRIAMAPMTRARNPGAVANELTAQYYRQRASAGLIISEGTPVSPQGQGYIDVPGIWSAEQVAGWNLVTDAVHAAQGTIFAQLWHVGRMSHSSLQPDGGQPVSAGTRAVGSDPRNFAFVYLDDGSRGRVDPTPPRALRTDEVPGIVSDFVHGAENAIAAGFDGIELHAANGYLFEQFLNPLTNDRQDLYGGSLRNRARLILDTVDALAASIGAHRVGVRLAPNSQVFDMPAYAENEASYLYLAEELGKRGLAYVHLNDNYLHGERAIGEDFLKAFKQAYGGTVLLAGGMTREYALRLVDEGTIDIAAFGQPFIANPDLVERLQQDIALAAPDRDTYYGGGREGYLDYPVAG from the coding sequence ATGACCGACCTGCTGTTCCGCCCCTTCGACCTGGCGGGAACCCCGCTGCACAACCGCATTGCCATGGCGCCAATGACCCGTGCCCGCAACCCGGGCGCCGTGGCCAACGAGCTGACCGCGCAGTACTACCGGCAGCGCGCCAGCGCCGGCCTGATCATCAGCGAAGGCACGCCGGTCTCGCCGCAGGGCCAGGGCTACATCGACGTGCCGGGCATCTGGTCGGCCGAACAGGTGGCGGGCTGGAACCTGGTGACCGACGCGGTGCACGCCGCGCAGGGCACGATCTTCGCCCAGCTGTGGCACGTCGGCCGCATGTCGCACAGCTCGCTGCAGCCCGACGGCGGCCAGCCGGTCAGCGCCGGTACGCGTGCCGTGGGCAGCGACCCGCGCAACTTCGCCTTCGTGTACCTGGATGACGGCAGCCGCGGCCGCGTCGATCCGACCCCGCCGCGCGCCCTGCGCACCGATGAAGTACCGGGAATCGTCAGCGACTTCGTGCATGGCGCGGAAAATGCCATCGCCGCCGGCTTCGACGGCATCGAACTGCACGCCGCCAACGGCTACCTGTTCGAGCAGTTCCTCAACCCGCTCACCAACGATCGGCAGGACCTCTACGGCGGCTCGCTGCGCAACCGCGCACGACTGATCCTGGATACCGTCGATGCACTGGCCGCAAGCATCGGCGCGCATCGCGTCGGCGTGCGCCTGGCACCGAACAGCCAGGTCTTCGACATGCCGGCCTATGCCGAGAACGAAGCCAGCTACCTGTACCTGGCCGAAGAACTGGGCAAGCGCGGGCTGGCCTACGTGCATCTGAATGACAACTACCTGCATGGCGAGCGCGCGATCGGCGAAGACTTCCTGAAGGCCTTCAAGCAGGCCTACGGCGGCACCGTGCTGCTGGCCGGCGGCATGACCCGTGAGTACGCGCTGCGCCTGGTCGATGAAGGCACGATCGACATCGCCGCCTTCGGCCAGCCGTTCATCGCCAACCCGGATCTGGTCGAGCGCCTGCAGCAGGACATCGCGCTGGCCGCGCCGGATCGCGACACCTACTACGGTGGTGGCCGCGAGGGCTATCTGGATTACCCGGTCGCGGGCTGA
- the fghA gene encoding S-formylglutathione hydrolase, whose product MERIEHRACFGGWQDVYRHHSTTLGCDMQFAVYLPPQAATQTLPVLYWLSGLTCTEQNVITKAGAQRYAAEHGVILVAPDTSPRGDDVADAEGYDLGKGAGFYLNATEQPWAKHYRMHDYVVHELPALIEANFPASDARAISGHSMGGHGALVLALRNPGRYRSVSAFSPIVAPSQVPWGQKAFTAYLGDNPADWAQWDATALVATASERLPLLVDQGDGDEFLQNQLQPERLQQACDAVGHPLTLRLQPGYDHSYYFIASFIGEHIAHHARALKA is encoded by the coding sequence ATGGAACGCATCGAACACCGCGCCTGTTTCGGCGGCTGGCAGGACGTCTATCGCCATCATTCGACCACGCTGGGCTGCGACATGCAGTTCGCCGTGTACCTGCCGCCACAGGCCGCCACGCAGACGCTGCCGGTGCTGTACTGGCTGAGCGGCCTGACCTGCACCGAGCAGAACGTCATCACCAAGGCCGGCGCGCAGCGCTACGCCGCCGAGCATGGCGTCATCCTGGTGGCGCCGGACACCAGCCCGCGCGGCGATGACGTGGCCGATGCCGAAGGCTACGACCTGGGCAAGGGCGCGGGCTTCTACCTCAACGCCACCGAACAGCCGTGGGCGAAGCATTACCGCATGCACGACTACGTGGTGCACGAACTGCCGGCGCTGATTGAAGCGAACTTCCCGGCCAGCGATGCGCGCGCGATCAGTGGCCATTCGATGGGTGGGCACGGCGCGCTGGTGCTGGCGCTGCGCAACCCGGGCCGCTACCGCAGCGTGTCGGCGTTCTCGCCGATCGTGGCGCCGAGCCAGGTGCCGTGGGGCCAGAAGGCGTTCACTGCCTACCTGGGGGACAACCCGGCCGACTGGGCGCAGTGGGATGCCACCGCGCTGGTGGCCACCGCCAGCGAGCGCCTACCGCTGCTGGTCGACCAGGGTGATGGCGATGAGTTCCTGCAGAACCAGCTGCAGCCCGAACGCCTGCAGCAGGCCTGCGATGCCGTCGGCCATCCGCTGACCCTGCGCCTGCAGCCGGGCTACGACCACAGCTATTACTTCATCGCCAGCTTCATCGGTGAGCACATCGCCCATCACGCCCGCGCGCTGAAGGCCTGA